A stretch of Candidatus Bipolaricaulota bacterium DNA encodes these proteins:
- a CDS encoding virulence protein RhuM/Fic/DOC family protein codes for MKQKNHSKGEIMIYTTSKNEVELKVHFKNESVWLGQSEIALLFGRERSVITKHINKIFSDKEVDKASNVQKMHIANSDKPVEFYSLDVILAVGYRANSPRAIHFRHWATKILKQYLIKGYAINEKRLLEAQNKFKELQETVLFLQKHSKKELLKGQEAEILNLLADYSKTLSLLGQYDNGKLAEKKGKRTKFILRYNDCSNIAVKLKDGLIAKKEAGDLFGHERGGSFEGIISGLYQSFARKELYPAIEDKASHLLYLMIKDHPFFDGNKRIASFLFVYFLDRSNYLFKKSGERKINDNALTALALLIAESAPKDKETMIKIIKNLIGE; via the coding sequence ATGAAACAAAAAAATCATTCAAAGGGCGAAATAATGATTTATACAACCTCGAAAAACGAGGTGGAGTTGAAGGTTCATTTTAAAAATGAATCTGTTTGGCTTGGACAAAGTGAAATTGCGTTGCTGTTTGGCAGAGAACGATCGGTTATCACCAAGCATATCAATAAGATTTTTTCTGATAAAGAAGTTGATAAAGCAAGCAATGTGCAAAAAATGCACATTGCAAATTCTGATAAACCCGTGGAATTTTACAGCCTAGATGTAATTTTAGCCGTGGGTTACCGCGCGAATTCACCCCGCGCCATCCATTTTCGCCATTGGGCCACGAAAATCTTGAAACAATATTTAATCAAGGGTTACGCCATAAACGAAAAACGTCTGCTGGAAGCTCAAAATAAATTCAAAGAACTTCAAGAAACGGTTTTATTTTTGCAAAAACATTCAAAAAAGGAATTGTTGAAAGGACAAGAAGCGGAAATTTTAAATTTACTTGCCGATTACTCAAAAACACTTTCATTGCTTGGACAATACGATAACGGAAAACTGGCGGAAAAGAAAGGCAAAAGGACGAAATTTATTCTGCGATACAACGATTGCTCCAATATAGCGGTTAAACTTAAAGACGGACTTATCGCCAAAAAAGAGGCCGGCGACTTGTTCGGGCATGAACGGGGAGGAAGCTTTGAAGGTATTATCTCCGGGTTGTATCAGTCTTTCGCGAGAAAGGAGCTGTATCCCGCGATTGAAGACAAAGCGTCTCATTTGCTTTACTTAATGATCAAAGACCATCCCTTTTTTGACGGCAATAAAAGAATCGCTTCGTTTTTATTTGTTTATTTTCTGGACAGGTCAAATTATCTTTTCAAAAAATCCGGCGAGCGAAAAATCAATGACAACGCGTTGACGGCGCTGGCGCTGCTTATTGCCGAAAGCGCTCCAAAAGATAAAGAGACAATGATTAAAATTATTAAAAATTTAATTGGCGAATAA
- a CDS encoding DNA-directed RNA polymerase subunit beta has translation MSKKLNTMSGRKFFTAPYRYEMPDLIDIQKNSYNWFVREGLKELFGELSPIQDVSGKQLELSFEDYYLDEPKFDETTSRDKNITYEAPLRVKVKLENKKNGTKEDQEIFLGDFPMMTDRGTFVINGIERAIVSQIIRSSGVFFTSNFLREKNKTFYGAKIIPNRGAWLEFETDTNNVIWVKIDRKRKVAATALLRAFGVGTDQEILNLTKDVETHPDINYTQSTIDKDASRTIEEGLIEVYKRIRPGDLATADNAKSLIYAMFFNFSRYDFGKVGRYKLNQRFNEQLENIDVNRILRIEDVANVIKEIIRLNVTQQEADDIDHLGNRRIRAIGELIQNKFRIGLARMERIVKDRMTTMDPTIMTPAKLINARPVIGVVKEFFMSSQLSQFMDQTNPLSELEHKRRISAMGPGGLSRERAGFEVRDVHTTHYGRICPIATPEGPNIGLVGHLASYAKVNEYGFIETPFFKVEHIIKKDLKDPETKAVLFKKGQSVLGAELEKISLDPDEILEKVESRLSDEVIYLNALKEEKAITTSATIPVDDKGVFLKKRANVRKYGHPEVSYTYLIDYVDVAPNQIVSVATSLIPFLEHDDAVRALMGTNMQRQAVPTVVPQSPVVGTGVEEKAARDSGHLAIAEKDGTVVGLDSSKIEVLEKDGNIRLYRLKKFVCSNASTSINQRPIINIDDKVKKGQIMADGPSTENGELALGQNVLIAYMAWEGNNYEDAMIISEKLVHFDRFSSVHIDNHIIDIRDTKLGPEQVTSDIPNISEDKLMNLDAEGIVRVGAVVSSGDILVGKITPKGETELSAEEKLLKAIFGEKARDVRDTSLRLEHGEHGKVVDVKIFSQENGDKLSPGVLKSIQVSIANLRKIQVGDKLAGRHGNKGVISKIVPVEDMPFSEDGTTIDVILTPLGICSRMNLGQVLETHLGLAAQKLGYKVATPVFNGITEKTIKEELVKAGYPESGQLTLYNGKTGEAFEHQVTIGINYILKLNHMVEDKIHQRSIGPYSLITQQPLGGKAQFGGQRFGEMEVWALEAYGAAHTLQEILTIKSDDVVGRAKAYESIIKGEPIKRLNVPESFNVLVRELKGLCLDVELLKDGKSIDLEKEEEFRDRSERHQQVETAKEPVE, from the coding sequence ATGTCTAAAAAACTAAATACCATGTCAGGCCGAAAGTTCTTCACCGCTCCTTACAGGTATGAAATGCCGGATTTGATTGACATTCAGAAAAATTCTTACAACTGGTTTGTTCGAGAAGGACTCAAAGAGTTGTTCGGCGAATTGTCTCCCATCCAAGATGTTTCCGGCAAACAGCTTGAACTTTCCTTTGAAGATTATTATTTGGACGAGCCCAAGTTCGACGAGACCACCAGCAGAGATAAAAATATCACCTATGAAGCGCCGTTGAGAGTTAAGGTCAAACTGGAAAATAAAAAGAACGGCACCAAAGAAGATCAGGAAATATTTTTGGGCGATTTTCCGATGATGACCGATCGAGGAACTTTCGTCATCAATGGAATTGAGCGCGCCATAGTTTCGCAGATTATCAGATCATCGGGCGTGTTTTTTACTTCCAATTTTCTGCGCGAAAAAAATAAAACATTTTACGGAGCGAAAATAATTCCGAACAGAGGCGCTTGGCTGGAATTCGAGACTGACACCAATAACGTGATTTGGGTCAAGATCGATCGAAAGAGAAAAGTGGCGGCCACGGCATTGCTTCGAGCTTTCGGCGTGGGGACCGATCAAGAGATTTTGAATTTGACCAAAGACGTCGAAACTCATCCTGATATCAATTACACCCAATCGACGATCGACAAAGACGCGTCTCGAACGATCGAAGAAGGCTTGATCGAAGTTTATAAAAGAATAAGGCCGGGCGATCTGGCCACTGCCGATAACGCCAAGTCGCTTATCTACGCCATGTTTTTCAATTTCAGCAGATATGATTTCGGCAAAGTCGGTCGATATAAATTAAATCAAAGATTCAACGAGCAATTGGAAAACATTGATGTCAATAGAATTTTGCGCATCGAAGACGTGGCTAACGTGATTAAAGAAATCATCAGATTGAATGTTACCCAGCAAGAAGCCGATGATATCGATCATTTGGGCAATCGAAGAATCAGGGCCATTGGCGAATTGATTCAAAATAAATTCAGAATAGGTTTGGCTCGCATGGAAAGAATCGTCAAAGACAGAATGACCACCATGGATCCGACCATTATGACCCCGGCGAAATTAATCAACGCGCGGCCGGTCATCGGCGTGGTCAAGGAATTTTTCATGTCTTCGCAATTGTCGCAATTCATGGATCAGACCAATCCCTTGTCCGAGCTGGAGCATAAGAGAAGAATCTCGGCCATGGGACCGGGCGGACTCTCTCGAGAACGCGCGGGCTTTGAAGTTCGCGACGTTCACACCACTCACTATGGCAGAATCTGTCCGATCGCCACGCCTGAAGGTCCGAACATCGGACTGGTGGGCCATTTGGCCAGCTATGCCAAGGTTAATGAATACGGATTTATTGAAACGCCGTTTTTTAAAGTTGAACATATTATAAAGAAGGATTTGAAAGACCCGGAAACCAAAGCCGTATTATTCAAAAAAGGACAGTCCGTGCTGGGCGCGGAATTGGAAAAAATAAGTTTGGATCCGGATGAAATTCTGGAAAAAGTGGAAAGCAGATTAAGCGATGAAGTCATTTACTTGAACGCTTTGAAGGAAGAAAAAGCCATTACCACTTCGGCCACCATACCGGTCGATGACAAAGGCGTGTTTTTGAAAAAAAGAGCGAATGTCCGAAAATACGGACATCCGGAAGTGTCATATACTTACTTAATAGATTACGTGGACGTGGCGCCCAATCAGATCGTCAGCGTGGCCACCTCATTGATTCCTTTCTTGGAACACGATGACGCGGTGCGCGCTTTGATGGGCACGAACATGCAACGTCAAGCGGTGCCCACGGTGGTGCCGCAGTCTCCGGTGGTTGGCACGGGAGTCGAAGAAAAAGCCGCTCGCGATTCCGGCCATTTGGCCATTGCCGAAAAAGACGGCACAGTCGTGGGTCTCGATTCATCGAAAATAGAAGTTTTGGAAAAGGACGGCAACATCAGACTTTATCGATTGAAAAAATTCGTCTGTTCCAACGCTTCGACTTCAATCAATCAGCGCCCCATCATCAATATCGACGACAAGGTTAAGAAAGGACAAATCATGGCTGACGGACCGTCAACGGAAAACGGTGAATTGGCGCTGGGTCAAAACGTCTTGATCGCTTACATGGCCTGGGAAGGCAACAATTACGAAGACGCCATGATCATTTCGGAAAAATTGGTTCACTTCGATAGATTTTCTTCCGTTCATATCGACAATCATATTATTGATATTCGAGACACCAAGCTCGGACCCGAACAGGTCACCTCGGATATTCCCAATATCAGCGAAGACAAATTAATGAATCTTGACGCCGAAGGCATCGTGCGCGTGGGCGCGGTGGTTTCTTCCGGCGACATTTTGGTCGGAAAAATCACGCCCAAAGGCGAAACCGAATTATCGGCCGAGGAAAAATTGCTGAAAGCCATTTTCGGAGAAAAGGCCAGAGACGTGCGCGACACCTCGCTTCGTTTGGAGCATGGCGAGCACGGCAAAGTGGTGGACGTGAAAATATTTTCTCAGGAAAACGGCGACAAACTGTCTCCGGGAGTACTCAAATCCATTCAGGTTTCCATTGCCAATTTGAGAAAAATTCAGGTCGGCGATAAATTGGCCGGCCGTCACGGCAACAAAGGCGTCATTTCCAAAATCGTGCCCGTGGAAGACATGCCGTTTAGCGAAGACGGCACGACAATTGACGTTATCTTGACGCCGCTGGGCATTTGCTCCCGTATGAACTTGGGGCAGGTTTTGGAAACCCATTTGGGATTGGCCGCGCAAAAGCTCGGTTATAAAGTGGCCACGCCCGTGTTCAACGGCATTACGGAAAAAACCATCAAAGAAGAATTGGTCAAAGCCGGTTATCCGGAAAGCGGCCAATTGACTTTATATAACGGCAAAACCGGCGAAGCGTTCGAGCATCAGGTGACGATCGGCATCAATTACATTTTGAAATTGAATCACATGGTGGAAGACAAGATTCACCAAAGATCAATCGGCCCTTACTCGCTGATCACTCAGCAGCCGCTCGGAGGCAAAGCGCAATTCGGCGGACAAAGATTCGGAGAAATGGAAGTCTGGGCGCTCGAAGCTTATGGCGCGGCGCACACTTTGCAGGAAATTTTGACCATTAAATCCGATGACGTTGTGGGCAGAGCCAAAGCTTACGAATCAATTATCAAGGGAGAGCCGATTAAGCGGCTGAACGTGCCCGAATCCTTCAATGTCTTGGTCAGAGAATTGAAAGGCCTGTGCTTGGATGTCGAATTGCTCAAAGACGGAAAATCCATCGACTTGGAAAAGGAAGAAGAGTTTAGGGACAGAAGCGAGAGGCATCAACAAGTCGAGACCGCCAAAGAGCCGGTCGAGTAA
- the rpoC gene encoding DNA-directed RNA polymerase subunit beta' translates to MSEALKIRDFDSIKLKLASPEEIKSWSHGEVTRPETINYRTQKPEKDGLFCEKIFGPSKDWECYCGKYKKIRYRGIVCDKCGVEVTRSIVRRERMGHVELATPVTHIWFLRGVPSKVGLLLDMSIQKLEKVVYFANFIVIDVDEEGKKEEIENLKKEYKSRKKGIDGQFSQQVNAAKNSAQLNDKEKKKKLIELNKWKEKELEDLESNFEQTQKELKDLVPLQILAESMYQDLSLKYGHIFDAGIGAEAVRKLLLKVDLDQLIKKLDSEIKKEKATKQKKSINRVKLLKSLRRNKIQPEWMVLTAVPIIPPDLRPMVPLDGGRFATSDLNDLYRRVISRNNRLKRLLELRAPEVICRNEKRMLQEAVDALIDNSARKTKTTTASTGQKRSLKSIADYLKGKQGRFRQNLLGKRIDYSGRSVIVVGPNLKLHQCGLPKKMALELFKPFIISRLIKQEYVHNIRSANRFIEADRPEVWDILEEVVSGAHVLLNRAPTLHRLGIQAFQPVLIEGKAIKLHPLVCSAFNADFDGDQMAVHVPLTEEAKKEARERMLSTRNLLKPATGLPVAVPAMDMIWGCYYLTSFKDNDHPKAFCDTKEAKIAHALGKIGLQDKILVKVKSSADLAVKIKNEEVTETTVGRVIFNEILPDGLPYYNELIDKKKLGQIVSLTLDIYGFELTAELLDKIKELGFDQLTKSGYSWGMDDLPDLIGKKELITEGNGRVDEVQMQFETGLLTEDERYSKVIEIWTDIKEKVVKLSQNSLNPDGPVYTMITSGSRGSWGQLTQMMGMKGLVTNPSGQIIELPVKANFKEGFTVLEYYISTHGARKGLSDTALRTANAGYLTRRLVDVSQDVIIVSDDCGDKGGALFTKEESDVIGQSLVARITGKYIMEDIKDPKTGEVIVKKGEVITHDVARELENIELDKVKVRTVLSCKLSRGLCQKCYGYDLAYNKPVDMGTAVGIIAAQSIGEPGTQLTMRTFHTGGVAGQDITQGLPRVEEIFEARPPKKKALLSEVDGAVTIIEKPRIIQGPKGEIIAQTAFGERVVKISYQDKEVDTYNFKDPAAVELKVKDGDKVRVGEVLFLSGKKKVKVVRDGKVELKDNKILISNEMAKEKEYIIPAGTTLWIKDGQAVKKGDQLTEGSINLDELYALKGKQAVQEYILNEIQYIYSSQGQRLNDKHVEVISRQMFSRGYVKDPGDTYLLEGEIVEKAELEEANQQVRKGGKLAVSEEIFLGISKVSLTTKSFLSAASFQETARVLINAAVTGKVDRLEGLKENVIIGRLIPAGTGYVKKP, encoded by the coding sequence ATGAGCGAAGCATTAAAAATAAGAGACTTTGATTCCATAAAGTTGAAGCTCGCCTCTCCGGAAGAAATCAAATCATGGTCTCACGGCGAAGTGACTCGGCCGGAAACCATCAATTACCGAACGCAAAAACCGGAAAAGGACGGCTTGTTTTGCGAAAAGATTTTTGGTCCCAGTAAAGATTGGGAATGCTATTGCGGCAAATATAAAAAAATCCGTTATCGCGGCATTGTTTGCGACAAGTGCGGGGTGGAAGTGACTCGCTCGATTGTCCGCCGAGAAAGAATGGGGCATGTTGAATTGGCCACGCCGGTCACTCATATTTGGTTTTTGCGCGGTGTGCCGTCAAAAGTCGGTTTACTGCTGGATATGTCCATTCAGAAATTGGAAAAGGTGGTTTATTTCGCCAACTTCATTGTCATTGACGTTGATGAAGAAGGCAAAAAAGAAGAAATAGAAAATTTGAAAAAAGAATACAAATCAAGGAAAAAAGGCATTGACGGACAATTCAGCCAGCAAGTCAACGCGGCCAAAAACTCCGCTCAATTAAACGACAAAGAGAAAAAGAAGAAGTTGATTGAACTCAACAAATGGAAAGAAAAAGAATTGGAAGATTTGGAAAGCAATTTCGAGCAAACACAGAAAGAATTGAAAGATTTGGTGCCTTTGCAAATACTGGCTGAAAGCATGTATCAGGATTTGTCTTTGAAATACGGCCACATTTTCGACGCCGGCATTGGCGCCGAGGCCGTCAGAAAGTTATTGCTCAAGGTGGATCTCGATCAGCTGATCAAAAAGCTGGATTCCGAAATTAAAAAAGAAAAAGCGACCAAACAGAAAAAATCGATCAATCGCGTCAAGCTTTTGAAGAGTTTGCGCCGCAATAAAATTCAACCCGAATGGATGGTTCTGACCGCGGTGCCGATCATTCCTCCGGATTTGCGTCCCATGGTGCCGCTCGATGGCGGACGTTTCGCCACCTCCGATTTGAACGACTTGTACCGTCGAGTGATCAGCAGAAACAATCGTTTGAAACGTTTGCTGGAACTGCGCGCGCCGGAAGTTATTTGTCGCAATGAAAAAAGAATGTTGCAAGAAGCCGTGGACGCTTTGATAGACAATTCCGCCAGAAAAACAAAAACCACCACCGCTTCCACCGGCCAGAAAAGAAGTTTGAAATCCATTGCCGATTATTTGAAAGGCAAACAAGGCCGATTCAGGCAAAATCTTTTGGGTAAAAGAATCGACTATTCCGGCCGAAGCGTTATTGTGGTCGGGCCGAATTTGAAACTTCATCAATGCGGTCTGCCGAAGAAAATGGCCTTGGAATTGTTTAAGCCGTTTATCATTTCCAGATTAATCAAACAAGAATACGTTCATAATATCAGAAGCGCCAATCGCTTCATCGAAGCCGATCGTCCCGAAGTCTGGGATATTTTGGAAGAAGTTGTCTCGGGCGCGCACGTGCTTTTGAACAGAGCGCCGACCTTGCACAGATTGGGCATTCAGGCGTTCCAACCGGTTTTGATCGAGGGCAAGGCCATTAAACTGCATCCGCTCGTTTGTTCCGCTTTTAACGCGGACTTTGACGGCGACCAAATGGCCGTGCATGTGCCTCTGACCGAAGAAGCCAAAAAAGAAGCCAGGGAAAGAATGTTGTCAACGCGCAATCTTTTAAAGCCGGCCACGGGTTTGCCGGTGGCGGTGCCCGCCATGGACATGATCTGGGGCTGTTATTACCTCACGTCTTTTAAAGACAATGATCATCCGAAAGCTTTCTGCGACACCAAGGAAGCCAAGATCGCGCATGCCTTGGGCAAAATAGGGCTGCAAGATAAAATTCTGGTCAAGGTCAAAAGCTCGGCTGATTTGGCGGTTAAAATCAAGAATGAAGAAGTGACTGAGACCACGGTGGGCAGAGTCATTTTCAACGAAATTTTGCCGGACGGATTGCCGTATTATAATGAATTGATCGATAAGAAAAAGTTGGGACAAATTGTCAGCTTGACTTTGGATATTTACGGCTTTGAGCTGACGGCCGAACTGCTGGATAAAATCAAGGAATTGGGTTTTGATCAATTGACGAAATCAGGATATTCCTGGGGCATGGACGATTTGCCGGATCTTATCGGTAAAAAAGAATTGATTACCGAAGGCAACGGCCGAGTCGATGAAGTGCAAATGCAATTTGAAACCGGTCTTTTGACTGAAGATGAAAGATACAGCAAAGTCATTGAGATTTGGACTGACATCAAAGAGAAAGTGGTCAAACTCAGCCAAAACAGTTTGAATCCCGACGGCCCGGTTTATACCATGATCACTTCAGGTTCCAGAGGTTCCTGGGGGCAATTGACTCAAATGATGGGCATGAAGGGTTTGGTGACCAATCCATCCGGTCAGATTATCGAATTGCCGGTCAAAGCCAATTTTAAAGAAGGGTTTACCGTTCTCGAATATTATATTTCCACTCACGGCGCCAGAAAAGGTTTGTCCGATACGGCTCTGCGCACGGCCAATGCCGGTTATTTGACCAGAAGATTGGTGGACGTTTCCCAAGACGTGATCATCGTTTCCGATGATTGCGGCGATAAAGGCGGCGCTCTGTTCACCAAGGAAGAAAGCGATGTTATCGGCCAGAGTTTGGTTGCCAGAATTACGGGCAAATACATCATGGAAGATATCAAAGATCCCAAGACCGGAGAGGTCATAGTCAAAAAGGGCGAGGTCATTACTCATGACGTGGCCAGAGAATTGGAAAACATTGAATTGGACAAGGTGAAAGTGAGAACCGTGCTTAGTTGTAAATTGAGCAGAGGCTTGTGCCAAAAATGCTACGGCTATGATTTGGCTTATAACAAACCCGTGGATATGGGCACCGCTGTCGGCATTATCGCCGCTCAGAGCATCGGCGAGCCCGGCACTCAGCTGACCATGAGAACTTTCCATACCGGCGGCGTGGCCGGACAGGATATCACTCAAGGTTTGCCTCGAGTTGAAGAAATTTTCGAAGCGCGTCCGCCAAAGAAAAAAGCTTTGCTCAGCGAAGTGGACGGCGCGGTGACAATCATTGAAAAACCCAGAATCATTCAGGGTCCCAAAGGCGAAATCATCGCTCAGACCGCGTTCGGCGAAAGAGTGGTGAAAATTTCTTATCAAGATAAAGAAGTTGATACTTATAATTTCAAAGATCCGGCAGCCGTCGAACTGAAAGTCAAAGATGGCGACAAGGTCAGAGTGGGCGAAGTGCTTTTCTTGTCCGGCAAGAAAAAAGTCAAAGTGGTGCGAGACGGCAAGGTGGAACTCAAAGACAATAAAATCCTGATTTCGAATGAGATGGCCAAAGAAAAAGAATACATAATTCCGGCCGGCACCACCCTTTGGATCAAAGACGGGCAAGCGGTCAAAAAAGGAGATCAATTGACCGAAGGCAGCATCAATTTGGATGAATTGTACGCGCTCAAAGGCAAGCAAGCGGTGCAAGAATACATTTTGAACGAAATTCAATATATTTATTCTTCGCAAGGTCAAAGATTGAATGACAAACACGTTGAAGTCATTTCCAGGCAAATGTTCTCCAGGGGTTACGTCAAAGATCCGGGAGACACTTATTTGCTGGAAGGCGAGATCGTGGAAAAAGCGGAATTGGAAGAGGCGAATCAGCAGGTTAGAAAAGGCGGCAAACTGGCTGTCAGCGAGGAAATATTCTTGGGCATTTCCAAGGTTTCGTTGACCACCAAGAGCTTCTTATCCGCCGCGTCTTTCCAGGAAACGGCCAGAGTGCTGATCAACGCCGCGGTCACGGGCAAGGTTGACCGATTGGAAGGCTTGAAAGAAAACGTCATCATCGGCAGGTTGATTCCGGCCGGAACAGGTTACGTGAAAAAACCTTAG
- the ftsH gene encoding ATP-dependent zinc metalloprotease FtsH, translated as MKNNIAKNIIIFIVVFFIIAAIFSLYNISSQEVENIGVSQLISEIDSGQVKTIGVEGDNINIALQDGHLQKLMKEPTESFSDIVNNYAIDPAKLSGIDIQVVEAEGWAFWASAILPYLLPFLLIVAFIWFMMRQLQGANTKAMSFGQSQAREFSAQGKNKITFKDVAGVIEAKIELEEVVEFLKHPKKFLDLGAKIPKGVLLMGPPGTGKTLLARAVAGEANVPFLSISGSEFVEMFVGVGASRVRDLFKKAKKSAPCIIFVDEIDAVGRQRGAGLGGSHDEREQTLNQILVELDGFDANTNVIVMAATNRPDVLDPALLRPGRFDRRVILDLPDIKDRQAILNVHSTGKPFDKDINLRKIAERTPGFSGADLANLLNEAAILTARRDKSQIGMDEVLESIEKVLLGPERKSRVLSDEEKNVTAYHEAGHAVVAHLLPGTDPVQKVSIISRGSAAGYTLKLPTADKNLHKRSEFISDLAIFLAGHTAEKIIFGEVTTGASNDLQKATELAHDLITRFGMSDHLVPRIYGGKEELVFLGRDIREQRNYSEKVAELIDHEIDGLISAAIKSAERIINDHRDKLDKLVAHLMEKETIEREEFEKLMGPKEAVENKQDK; from the coding sequence ATGAAAAATAACATCGCCAAAAATATTATCATTTTCATCGTGGTGTTTTTCATTATCGCCGCCATCTTCAGTTTGTACAATATTTCCTCGCAAGAGGTGGAAAATATCGGGGTGTCTCAGCTCATTTCCGAAATAGACAGCGGTCAAGTGAAAACAATAGGCGTGGAAGGCGATAATATCAATATCGCTTTGCAAGACGGTCATTTGCAGAAGTTGATGAAAGAGCCGACCGAATCTTTCTCGGATATCGTCAATAACTACGCGATTGACCCGGCAAAATTATCGGGCATTGACATCCAAGTGGTTGAAGCGGAAGGCTGGGCTTTCTGGGCTTCGGCAATTTTGCCATATCTGCTGCCGTTTTTATTGATCGTGGCTTTTATTTGGTTCATGATGAGGCAGCTTCAGGGAGCGAACACCAAAGCCATGTCTTTCGGCCAAAGCCAGGCCAGAGAATTCAGCGCTCAAGGCAAAAACAAAATCACTTTCAAAGACGTGGCCGGAGTTATCGAAGCCAAAATCGAACTGGAGGAAGTGGTGGAATTTTTAAAGCATCCCAAAAAATTTCTTGATCTGGGAGCGAAGATTCCAAAAGGAGTTTTATTGATGGGCCCTCCGGGCACGGGCAAGACTTTGTTGGCCAGAGCAGTGGCCGGTGAAGCCAATGTGCCTTTCCTGAGCATTTCCGGATCGGAATTCGTGGAAATGTTCGTGGGCGTGGGAGCGTCGCGCGTTCGAGATTTATTTAAAAAAGCGAAAAAGAGCGCGCCGTGCATTATTTTCGTGGATGAAATCGACGCGGTGGGACGTCAGCGAGGCGCCGGACTGGGCGGTTCGCACGACGAGAGAGAGCAGACCTTAAATCAAATTTTGGTCGAGCTGGACGGCTTTGACGCCAATACCAATGTTATCGTGATGGCCGCCACCAATCGCCCGGATGTTTTGGATCCGGCTTTGCTTCGCCCGGGCAGATTTGACCGACGGGTCATTCTTGATTTGCCGGACATTAAAGACAGACAGGCTATTTTGAACGTTCATTCCACCGGCAAGCCGTTTGATAAAGATATCAATTTAAGAAAAATAGCGGAGAGAACTCCGGGCTTTTCAGGCGCTGACTTGGCCAACTTATTAAACGAAGCCGCGATTTTAACGGCGCGACGGGACAAATCCCAAATCGGCATGGATGAAGTCTTGGAAAGCATTGAAAAAGTGCTTTTGGGACCGGAAAGAAAAAGTCGGGTGCTCTCTGATGAAGAGAAAAATGTCACGGCTTATCATGAGGCCGGACACGCTGTCGTGGCGCATCTTTTGCCCGGCACTGACCCGGTGCAGAAGGTATCCATTATTTCCAGAGGTTCGGCGGCCGGTTATACTTTGAAATTGCCGACAGCGGATAAAAATCTTCATAAAAGATCGGAATTTATTTCGGACTTGGCCATTTTTTTGGCCGGGCACACGGCTGAGAAAATCATTTTCGGCGAGGTGACTACCGGAGCTTCGAATGATTTGCAAAAGGCCACCGAATTGGCGCACGACTTGATCACGCGATTCGGCATGAGCGATCATTTGGTGCCCAGAATTTACGGAGGAAAAGAAGAATTGGTTTTCTTGGGCAGAGATATCAGGGAGCAAAGAAATTACAGCGAAAAAGTGGCTGAATTGATTGATCATGAAATTGACGGTCTGATTTCTGCCGCCATCAAAAGCGCGGAGCGGATTATAAACGACCATAGAGATAAATTGGACAAACTGGTGGCGCATCTTATGGAAAAGGAAACGATCGAAAGAGAAGAATTCGAAAAATTGATGGGGCCAAAAGAAGCCGTTGAAAACAAACAAGACAAATAA
- a CDS encoding phosphodiester glycosidase family protein yields MKRIKALIMMLALCVGLGACSVQVTNEDVSTDFDAKIIKTVEFEDWREIEPGLAIKQYLFDDKITMTALKYFGDNFDWAIAQDVESPKTVADWQKALKAKVAINGGYFDENNGSTGYLLIDGQEYGRPSRDGQNGYTGMLTIKDGRPSLRYLPENNYAENEKSDFALQTFPTLINNGSSLIAVDSGKTARRQVLAQNKNGEFFIIAVEGFVSLYELADWLANSELDLSIAINLDGGPSVGLSVYVDDFNYNLESAFVPNIIFATN; encoded by the coding sequence ATGAAAAGAATCAAAGCCTTAATAATGATGCTGGCGCTATGCGTTGGCCTGGGCGCCTGCTCGGTTCAGGTGACTAACGAAGACGTTTCGACGGATTTTGACGCCAAGATAATCAAGACGGTCGAGTTCGAAGATTGGCGGGAAATCGAGCCCGGTTTGGCGATCAAACAATATTTGTTTGATGACAAAATCACCATGACCGCGCTGAAATATTTCGGCGACAATTTCGACTGGGCGATCGCGCAAGATGTTGAGTCGCCCAAAACCGTGGCTGATTGGCAAAAAGCGCTAAAGGCCAAGGTCGCGATCAACGGGGGCTATTTCGACGAAAACAACGGTTCTACCGGCTATTTGTTGATTGACGGCCAAGAATACGGGAGACCGAGCCGTGACGGGCAAAACGGCTATACGGGCATGCTGACCATAAAGGACGGTCGGCCGAGTTTGCGTTATTTGCCTGAAAATAATTACGCCGAAAACGAAAAATCGGATTTCGCCTTGCAGACTTTTCCCACGCTGATCAATAACGGCTCGAGCTTGATTGCCGTCGATAGTGGTAAAACCGCCAGACGACAGGTCTTGGCGCAAAACAAGAACGGAGAATTTTTCATCATCGCGGTCGAAGGTTTTGTCAGTCTGTATGAATTGGCCGATTGGCTGGCGAACTCGGAATTGGATTTGTCCATCGCTATCAATCTTGATGGCGGGCCTTCGGTCGGTTTGAGCGTTTATGTTGATGATTTCAATTATAATCTGGAATCGGCTTTCGTGCCCAACATTATTTTCGCGACAAATTGA